The region TCTGACACTCAAGGAAAATATTTAGATGATGCTAGCTTAGAGAAGCTACAAAACTATTTTCGCAGTGGTGAACTACGAGCTAAAGCAGCAACAAGTATCAGTGCAAATGCCAGTACGTTGGTAACGCAAGCTGTTGCGCGATCGCTTATGTATACCGACATCACTGCCCCTGGCGGAAATATGTACACCTGCCGCCGCTATGCTGCCTGCATCCGGGATTTGGATTACTTCTTGCGCTATGCTACCTACGCCATGTTAGCTGGTGACCCTTCCATTCTAGATGAGCGCGTGTTGAACGGACTGCGAGAAACTTACAACTCATTAGGTGTTCCAGTTGGTGCAACGATTCGCGCTGTGCAGGCAATGAAAGATGTGGTAACGGATTTGTTAGGAGCAGAAGCTGGTAAGGAAATGGGCGTTTACTTTGACTACATTGCCGCAGGCTTAAGCTAACTCTTACCATAATCCATGTCTTATGAGCATTATCACTCGAACGATAGCCGTTGCCGATCTAGAAGCTCGATATCTTACTATCGCAGAGTTACAAACGATTCGTGACTTTTTTGAAGCTGGGCAGCAGCGGCTCCGAATTGCTAACATCCTGGCAGCAAACAGCCAAACAATCATCAACACAGGGACACAACGGTTTTGGGAGCGCTGTCCAGTGACTCCTAGTAACAGCGGCAATCCAACCTATCGAGCTTCGTGCATTCGTGATCAGGGTTGGTATATCCGTTTAGTAACCTACGCATTGGTTGAAGGCGATACCAAAATCATTGATACAGTTGGTATCAGAGGCGCAAAAGAAATGTACATCTCTCTAGGGATTCCTCTCGAAAACCTGGTGGAGTGTATGCGCTGTCTGAAAGAATCGGCTCTGGATTTGTTGTCGCTAGATGATGCAATGGTTGTTGCCCCCTATTTTGATTACATCATTTGTGGGCTAACTCCCTAAGCATTAGTCAACCAATCTTTGCAGGCTGGGTGCAGCTTGGTGGAATTGAATAACTTCAGCACCTCCTAAAATTGCATCAGGTTTCATCCACCTGCAATATTTCAGATATTTTCCATTGAGATTTTTTCAGTGAAATTTCATCTACAACAGTATTCCCAATGGGAGTGATCAAACTTCATGAGCATTTTTATCAGCAGCGGCAGCCCGGTGGCTCATCCGCAACGATACCATACTCTACCGACGGTTACACTTTCGCAGGCAGAGCAACAAGACCGCTGGCTCAAACCAGGCGAATTGAGTCAATTACTAAGCTTTTTTCGTTCCGGCGCAAAGCGATTGGAGATTGCTGAAATCTTGAGCCGCCATGCAGAGCAAATTGTTGCGGCAGCAGGAAATCGGATTTTTGTGTGGGGTTCTCCCATGATGTATTTAGATCCGATGCCTAATCGGGTGAATTTACCAGGATTTAATAGTTGGGCGTGGCAGCGATCGCGTAGCTCAACTTTCAGTGCAAACCTGCCGCAAAAGTTCAAATATACAGAACCAGGAACCGGACTTGGAAATGTTGCCAAAAATAATTGGTTAGAAAGTCTACAGTTTGTGTTTGCTCAGGATCTCGATCCAGTCCCTGATAAGTTCCATCGCATTAACGTATTACGCTATGGCACTCGCAACATGAAAAAATCAATGCGAGACATTGCCTGGTTCTTGCGCTACGTTATTTATGCGATCGTGGCAGGTGATTCTAGCATTCTGACTGTGAATGTCCGGGGTTTGCGGGGTGTCATTCCAGAAAACGTCACGGCTGCAACAGTCGTCGCAATGCAAACATTAAAATGGAAAAGTTTGAGCTACTTTAAACAAGATCGAGATGCTCAAGAGATTATTCGTCAGCATTTTGATGTACTCATTGCCGAATATCAAACAGAAAGTCCAACTGGACATTTGCGCCAGGGTACATCACTCGATCAACAAGGATTACAGTTGCCAGAAACTTATAAACTCACTAACCTCAGACCTAAATTTGTCATCAAGCCTGGAATGGCAACAACAGAACTCCGGGAAGCGATTAGAGCTGCCTACCGTCAAGTATTTGAACGAGATTTAACCCGTGCTTATGGAGTCAGTTTAGGTGATCTGGAATCCCAGGTAAAAAGTGGACAGCTATCTGCCAAAGAGTTTATCCGGCGTTTGGGGAAATCTCGCCTGTATCGCCAGGAATTTTATGAACCATTTACTATCAGTCGTGTCATTGAGTTGGCTGTGCGTCACTTTTTGGGACGAGGGTTGTACTCAATTGAAGAATTTCAAACTTACTTTGATGTCATAACTCAAGGGGGCTTGGCAGCATTAGTTGATAGATTGGTGGACTCTGAAGAATATAGTGACTACTTCGGGGAAGAAACCATTCCCTATCTGCGGGGATTGGGGCAGGAGGCGCAAGAATGTCGGAATTGGGGTGCTCAGTTTGAATTATTTAACTTTGGGGCTGCGGCACAAAAAATTCCCCAATTTATCACCCTTTTTGGTAGTTATCGGCAGCCGTTGCCAAATCAACATCCTTATGGAGCAAGTCATGACCCGCTGGAGATTCAGTTTGGTGCTGTTTTCCCCAAACCTGAACAAACATTAGCTGAACATCCTGGATATTTTAACGCGAATCATCATCGGATTTTGATTAGCTCTGGCATGAGTCACGGTGCACATAATGGCAATGGCACAAGTCATGACTTTGGTAGAGTGCCAGGATCGATCGCGTCTCGTCCGCTCAAATTTAGCGTAGCGCATAACA is a window of Leptolyngbyaceae cyanobacterium JSC-12 DNA encoding:
- a CDS encoding Phycobilisome protein,Phycobilisome Linker polypeptide (IMG reference gene:2510098318~PFAM: Phycobilisome protein; Phycobilisome Linker polypeptide); this encodes MSIFISSGSPVAHPQRYHTLPTVTLSQAEQQDRWLKPGELSQLLSFFRSGAKRLEIAEILSRHAEQIVAAAGNRIFVWGSPMMYLDPMPNRVNLPGFNSWAWQRSRSSTFSANLPQKFKYTEPGTGLGNVAKNNWLESLQFVFAQDLDPVPDKFHRINVLRYGTRNMKKSMRDIAWFLRYVIYAIVAGDSSILTVNVRGLRGVIPENVTAATVVAMQTLKWKSLSYFKQDRDAQEIIRQHFDVLIAEYQTESPTGHLRQGTSLDQQGLQLPETYKLTNLRPKFVIKPGMATTELREAIRAAYRQVFERDLTRAYGVSLGDLESQVKSGQLSAKEFIRRLGKSRLYRQEFYEPFTISRVIELAVRHFLGRGLYSIEEFQTYFDVITQGGLAALVDRLVDSEEYSDYFGEETIPYLRGLGQEAQECRNWGAQFELFNFGAAAQKIPQFITLFGSYRQPLPNQHPYGASHDPLEIQFGAVFPKPEQTLAEHPGYFNANHHRILISSGMSHGAHNGNGTSHDFGRVPGSIASRPLKFSVAHNNATGSPNLNIYPHSPEAVILAAYRQVFGGGLYAGQRLTAAEVKLKSGEITVREFIRQLGKSRLFRRQAWESLYITKAIEYIHRRLLGRPTYGREELNRYYDLCARQGFYALIDALIDSAEYSDVFGEDTVPYERYVTPKGLAMRSPNGTGNSWKNGFAGSTRRPAELIPSAAPALEVSEGGKAWAWMMQVAVQRSHLTSQRSLNGSPPSQLPPPATAVINELMSQTSEPAVSPDQPNQPISSAEEGEPIATPS
- a CDS encoding Phycobilisome protein (IMG reference gene:2510098316~PFAM: Phycobilisome protein~TIGRFAM: allophycocyanin, beta subunit); this translates as MQDAITTLINSSDTQGKYLDDASLEKLQNYFRSGELRAKAATSISANASTLVTQAVARSLMYTDITAPGGNMYTCRRYAACIRDLDYFLRYATYAMLAGDPSILDERVLNGLRETYNSLGVPVGATIRAVQAMKDVVTDLLGAEAGKEMGVYFDYIAAGLS
- a CDS encoding Phycobilisome protein (IMG reference gene:2510098317~PFAM: Phycobilisome protein), whose product is MSIITRTIAVADLEARYLTIAELQTIRDFFEAGQQRLRIANILAANSQTIINTGTQRFWERCPVTPSNSGNPTYRASCIRDQGWYIRLVTYALVEGDTKIIDTVGIRGAKEMYISLGIPLENLVECMRCLKESALDLLSLDDAMVVAPYFDYIICGLTP